Below is a window of Deltaproteobacteria bacterium DNA.
GAAAATGTTGTTGGGAACCTAATTGCTCAAGAAAAATAAAGTTGCCATATTAAACAAAGTCTGGTACTTTGTTTAATATGGGCGAGCTACTTTACAACCTGGTTCTGAGGCAGAAGGCAGAAAAAGACCATATTCTTAGCATGTCTTCTGTTACTAGGGAGAGTTTTTCGGTTTTGCTTGAGAGTCTCAGGCGATCTCTTATAAAGGTAGTAATTGGACCTCGGCGAAGCGGCAAGTCCACACTGGCGCATCAAGTGCTTTCAGCGAGAGGTGAGGAATATGCTTATTTTAACTTTGAAGATGAGCAATTGCCCAATGGAGTAGCTTTTGATGCCATTGAAACTGCATTAACACAGGTTTATCCAAAGTCGACGCTTTACTTTCTGGATGAAATTCAAGTTTTTCCGCGCTGGGAACAACTATTGAATCGTTTAGAGCGAGCTGGAAAGAGAATAGTAGTTTCCGGTTCCAATTCAAAGCTCTTGAGTTCTGAACTTTCTTCGTCTCTTACCGGACGCCATGAGGCTTTTTTAGTTTTTCCATTTAGCTTTGGCGAGTATTGTCAGGTGCATTCCCAGACAAGTGGCGGCAGCGGCGGGTTTAAGGAGTATTTGAGATATGGGGGTTTCCCTGACGTCGTTATGAATCGAGTTCATCCCCAAAATTATCTTCGCGAATTGTGGGATTCTATTGTTCTTAAAGATATTGTCCAGCGCTATAAGGTGCGCAGCGTAACCGAGCTTAAGGCAATGTTAACTATTACTCGTGACT
It encodes the following:
- a CDS encoding ATP-binding protein, which codes for MGELLYNLVLRQKAEKDHILSMSSVTRESFSVLLESLRRSLIKVVIGPRRSGKSTLAHQVLSARGEEYAYFNFEDEQLPNGVAFDAIETALTQVYPKSTLYFLDEIQVFPRWEQLLNRLERAGKRIVVSGSNSKLLSSELSSSLTGRHEAFLVFPFSFGEYCQVHSQTSGGSGGFKEYLRYGGFPDVVMNRVHPQNYLRELWDSIVLKDIVQRYKVRSVTELKAMLTITRDSFASKISYRSLERALLNRLSIATVAKFCSYAEDAYLLFALQNFSYKSRERVSADKKVYLIDNGFYTSMKVGGQEDLGKLLENFVFISLYRSGLKPNLDFFYYKTGQKREIDFLILGFGKPRSLIQVCWSLSSEATRQREFKSIVDAAEDLGVSNAMVITAQEKKVFSHQGIKVRAVPVVEFIADVGAYCGDL